A section of the Streptomyces sp. SLBN-118 genome encodes:
- a CDS encoding SDR family oxidoreductase, with product MTDNRAQYVPGHGLLNGRTAVITAAAGAGIGGATARRFLEEGARIVISDAHTRRLKESEEALAGEFGAGAVASLPCDVTDESQVRALFCKAAEEHGGLDIVVNNAGLGGTAALVDMSDEQWGTVLDVTLGGTFRCTRAALRSFRDTGRRGVIVNNSSVVGWRAQAGQAHYAAAKAGVMALTRCAAIEAAEYGVRVNAVAPSLAMHPHLVKVTSAGLLEELTAKEAFGRYAEPWEIANTIVFLASAYSSYLTGEVLSVSSQRA from the coding sequence GTGACGGACAACAGGGCGCAGTACGTACCGGGTCATGGCCTGCTGAACGGCCGTACCGCCGTGATCACCGCCGCGGCAGGCGCCGGTATCGGCGGCGCCACCGCCCGCAGATTCCTGGAGGAGGGCGCGCGCATCGTCATCAGCGACGCGCACACGCGCAGGCTGAAGGAGAGCGAGGAGGCGCTGGCCGGGGAGTTCGGCGCCGGCGCGGTGGCGTCACTGCCCTGCGACGTCACCGACGAGTCCCAGGTCCGGGCGCTGTTCTGCAAGGCCGCGGAGGAGCACGGCGGCCTGGACATCGTCGTCAACAACGCCGGGCTCGGCGGGACCGCCGCACTGGTCGACATGAGCGACGAGCAGTGGGGCACGGTCCTCGACGTCACACTGGGCGGCACGTTCCGCTGCACCCGCGCCGCCCTGCGCTCCTTCCGCGACACCGGCCGCCGCGGTGTGATCGTCAACAACTCATCCGTCGTCGGCTGGCGCGCCCAGGCCGGCCAGGCCCACTACGCCGCCGCCAAGGCCGGAGTCATGGCGCTCACGCGCTGCGCGGCGATCGAGGCGGCGGAATACGGCGTACGCGTCAACGCCGTGGCCCCCAGCCTCGCCATGCACCCGCACCTGGTGAAGGTCACCTCGGCCGGGCTGCTGGAGGAGCTGACGGCCAAGGAGGCATTCGGGCGGTACGCCGAGCCGTGGGAGATCGCCAACACCATCGTCTTCCTGGCCAGCGCCTACTCCTCGTACCTGACCGGCGAGGTCCTCTCCGTCAGCAGTCAGCGCGCGTAG
- a CDS encoding CoA transferase subunit A, producing MTDKTMTPDDVASRLRSGMTIGIGGWGSRRKPMALVRALLRTEITDLTVVSYGGPDIGLLAAAGRIRRLVTPFVTLDSIPLEPHYRAARERGDFALTEIDEAMFMWGLHAAANRLPFLPVRAGLGSDVMRVNPELRTVTSPYEDGEEFVAVPALRTDAALVHLNRADRLGNGQYLGPDPYFDDLFCEAADTAYLSCQQLVETAELTEAAAPQTLLVKRHSVTGVVETPNGAHFTSCVPDHGRDEPFQKLYATTPWTEFAQRFLSGTSEHDYQVAVRLWHKEQQ from the coding sequence GTGACCGACAAGACGATGACGCCCGACGACGTCGCCTCCCGCCTCCGCAGCGGGATGACGATCGGCATCGGCGGCTGGGGCTCGCGCCGTAAGCCCATGGCACTGGTGCGAGCGCTGCTCCGTACGGAGATCACTGATCTCACCGTCGTCTCCTACGGTGGCCCCGACATCGGCCTCCTCGCCGCCGCAGGCCGCATCCGCAGACTCGTCACGCCCTTCGTCACCCTCGACTCGATCCCGCTCGAACCGCACTACCGCGCCGCCCGCGAACGCGGCGACTTCGCCCTCACCGAGATCGACGAGGCGATGTTCATGTGGGGCCTGCACGCCGCCGCCAACCGGCTGCCCTTCCTCCCCGTCCGCGCGGGCCTCGGCTCGGACGTGATGCGGGTCAACCCCGAGCTGCGCACGGTCACTTCGCCGTACGAGGACGGCGAGGAGTTCGTGGCCGTACCGGCCCTGCGGACGGACGCCGCGCTGGTCCACCTCAACCGTGCCGACCGGCTCGGCAACGGCCAGTACCTGGGCCCCGACCCCTACTTCGACGATCTGTTCTGCGAGGCCGCCGACACCGCGTATCTCTCCTGCCAGCAGCTGGTCGAGACCGCCGAGCTGACCGAGGCCGCCGCCCCTCAGACCCTGCTGGTCAAACGGCACTCGGTCACCGGAGTGGTCGAGACGCCGAACGGCGCGCACTTCACCTCCTGCGTCCCCGACCACGGCCGCGACGAGCCGTTCCAGAAGCTGTATGCGACCACCCCCTGGACGGAGTTCGCCCAGCGGTTCCTGTCCGGCACGAGCGAGCACGACTACCAGGTGGCCGTCCGGCTCTGGCACAAGGAGCAGCAGTGA
- a CDS encoding nitronate monooxygenase family protein — METALTKLTGIRHPIVQTGMGWVAGPRLVSATARAGALGILASATMTVDELRRSVREVASRTDAPFGVNLRADAGDARDRVRIIIDEGVRVASFALAPSRDLIAELKDAGVIVIPSIGARRHAEKVAAWGADAVIVQGGEGGGHTGDVATTVLLPQVVDAVGIPVVAAGGFHDGRGLVAALAYGAAGIAMGTRFLLTSDSTVPDAVKAKYLAATVRDVTVTTAVDGLPHRMLRSELVDALEGAGRTRALAQAVRRAAGFRKISGLSWSRMIRDGLAMKHGKDLTWSQVLLAANTPMLLRASMVEGRTDLGVMASGQVAGLIEDLPSCEELVGRVMSEAGRVLGALPRA; from the coding sequence ATGGAGACGGCCCTGACAAAACTCACCGGCATCAGGCACCCCATCGTGCAGACCGGCATGGGCTGGGTGGCGGGCCCGCGCCTGGTCTCGGCGACGGCCCGTGCGGGCGCGCTCGGCATCCTCGCCTCGGCGACGATGACCGTCGACGAGCTGCGCCGGTCCGTGCGCGAGGTCGCCTCCAGGACGGACGCGCCCTTCGGCGTCAATCTGCGGGCGGACGCGGGCGATGCGCGCGATCGCGTACGGATCATCATCGACGAGGGGGTCCGTGTCGCCTCCTTCGCCCTTGCGCCGTCCCGCGACCTGATCGCCGAGCTGAAGGACGCGGGGGTGATCGTGATCCCCTCGATCGGAGCGCGGAGGCATGCCGAGAAGGTGGCGGCGTGGGGCGCGGACGCGGTGATCGTCCAGGGCGGCGAGGGCGGGGGCCATACCGGTGACGTGGCAACGACCGTCCTGCTCCCGCAGGTTGTCGACGCCGTCGGCATCCCGGTCGTCGCGGCGGGCGGCTTCCACGACGGACGCGGCCTGGTCGCGGCGCTTGCCTACGGGGCGGCGGGCATCGCGATGGGCACGCGCTTCCTGCTCACGTCGGACTCGACGGTGCCGGACGCCGTCAAGGCGAAGTACCTGGCCGCGACGGTCAGGGACGTCACCGTCACCACCGCGGTGGACGGTCTGCCGCACCGGATGCTCCGGAGCGAACTCGTCGACGCCCTGGAAGGTGCCGGCCGTACGCGAGCACTGGCACAGGCTGTGCGCAGGGCCGCCGGCTTCAGGAAGATCTCGGGCCTGTCATGGTCGCGGATGATCCGCGACGGCCTGGCCATGAAGCACGGCAAGGACCTGACCTGGAGCCAGGTCCTGCTGGCCGCGAACACCCCGATGCTGCTGAGGGCCTCGATGGTCGAGGGCCGCACGGATCTGGGCGTGATGGCGTCGGGGCAGGTCGCAGGGCTGATCGAGGACTTGCCGAGCTGCGAGGAGCTGGTGGGGCGGGTGATGTCGGAGGCGGGTCGGGTACTGGGCGCGCTGCCGCGGGCCTGA
- a CDS encoding acetyl-CoA C-acetyltransferase, translating into MAEAYIVEAVRTPVGRRKGGLSGVHPADLGAHVLRALVERSGVDPTAVEDVVFGCLDTVGPQAGDIARTAWLAAGLPEEVPGVTIDRQCGSSQQAVHFAAQGVLSGTQDLVVAGGVQNMTQIPIAFASRQAAEPLGLTEGPFAGSEGWRARYDARPVNQFHGAQLIAEKWGISRRAMEEFALTSHQRAVRAIDEGRFERELVAYGEVTVDEGPRRDTTLEKMAALRPVLEGGTITAACSSQVSDGAAALLIASERAVAGHGLRPRARIHHLSVRGEDPIRMLSAPIPATAYALKKAGMSIDDIDLVEINEAFAPVVLAWLKETGADPGKVNVNGGAIALGHPLGATGVKLMTTLLHELERTQGRYGLQTMCEGGGQANVTIIERL; encoded by the coding sequence ATGGCCGAGGCCTACATAGTCGAAGCGGTACGCACACCGGTGGGCAGGCGCAAGGGCGGACTGTCCGGTGTCCACCCGGCGGATCTGGGTGCGCACGTGCTGCGGGCCCTGGTCGAGCGCTCCGGAGTCGACCCCACCGCCGTCGAGGACGTCGTCTTCGGCTGCCTGGACACGGTGGGCCCGCAGGCCGGTGACATCGCCCGTACGGCATGGCTGGCGGCGGGGCTGCCCGAGGAGGTGCCGGGCGTGACGATCGACCGCCAGTGCGGCTCGTCCCAGCAGGCCGTGCACTTCGCCGCGCAGGGCGTGCTCTCCGGCACCCAGGACCTGGTCGTCGCAGGCGGCGTCCAGAACATGACGCAGATCCCGATCGCGTTCGCGTCCCGGCAGGCGGCCGAGCCGCTCGGACTGACCGAGGGCCCCTTCGCGGGCAGCGAGGGCTGGCGCGCCCGGTACGACGCCCGGCCCGTCAACCAGTTCCACGGCGCGCAGCTGATCGCCGAGAAGTGGGGGATCTCGCGCCGCGCCATGGAGGAGTTCGCGCTCACCTCCCACCAGCGGGCTGTCCGGGCGATCGACGAGGGCCGATTCGAGCGGGAACTCGTGGCGTACGGAGAGGTCACCGTCGACGAGGGCCCGCGCCGCGACACCACCCTGGAGAAGATGGCGGCTCTCAGGCCGGTCCTCGAGGGCGGCACCATCACGGCGGCATGCTCCTCCCAGGTCTCGGACGGCGCGGCGGCCCTGCTGATCGCGAGCGAGCGTGCCGTCGCCGGGCACGGACTGCGGCCGCGGGCGCGTATCCATCACCTGTCCGTGCGGGGCGAGGACCCCATCCGGATGCTTTCGGCCCCCATCCCGGCCACCGCATACGCGCTGAAGAAGGCCGGCATGTCGATCGACGACATCGACCTGGTCGAGATCAACGAGGCCTTCGCGCCCGTGGTCCTCGCCTGGCTGAAGGAGACCGGTGCCGACCCCGGCAAGGTCAACGTCAACGGCGGGGCCATCGCGCTCGGCCATCCACTGGGCGCCACAGGCGTGAAGCTGATGACCACGCTGCTCCATGAACTGGAGCGGACGCAGGGGCGGTACGGGCTGCAAACGATGTGTGAAGGGGGAGGCCAGGCCAACGTCACGATCATCGAACGGCTGTGA
- a CDS encoding cold-shock protein, translated as MATGTVKWFNSEKGFGFIEQDGGGADVFAHYSNIATSGFRELQEGQKVSFDVTQGQKGPQAENIVPA; from the coding sequence ATGGCTACTGGAACCGTGAAGTGGTTCAACTCGGAAAAGGGCTTCGGCTTCATCGAGCAGGACGGCGGCGGCGCCGACGTCTTCGCCCACTACTCCAACATCGCCACCTCTGGCTTCCGTGAGCTGCAGGAGGGCCAGAAGGTCTCCTTCGACGTCACGCAGGGCCAGAAGGGCCCGCAGGCGGAGAACATCGTCCCGGCCTAA
- a CDS encoding ribonuclease domain-containing protein, producing the protein MRIPPRIATLGGIAALASTLLIGGQATATPTVAPTTAAAVGDICYSDLPSQAHDTLDLIKQGGPFPYDQDGTVFSNREEVLPSHSSGYYHEYTVITPGSPNRGARRIVTGSSAKEDYYTANHYASFDLVNYSC; encoded by the coding sequence ATGCGAATCCCCCCACGAATCGCCACCCTCGGTGGCATCGCTGCCCTCGCCTCCACCCTTCTTATCGGTGGACAGGCCACGGCCACCCCCACGGTCGCCCCCACGACCGCGGCCGCCGTCGGTGACATCTGCTACTCCGACCTCCCCTCCCAGGCGCACGACACCCTCGACCTGATCAAGCAGGGCGGGCCGTTCCCGTACGACCAGGACGGCACCGTCTTCTCGAACCGCGAAGAGGTCCTGCCCTCGCACTCCTCCGGCTACTACCACGAGTACACCGTCATCACCCCGGGCTCCCCGAACCGCGGCGCCCGCCGCATCGTCACGGGCAGCTCGGCCAAGGAGGACTACTACACCGCCAACCACTACGCCTCGTTCGACCTCGTCAACTACAGCTGCTGA
- a CDS encoding SDR family oxidoreductase gives MELDGRVAVVTGGTRGVGAGIARAFLRAGAKVVVCARRPPEVPLSGAEFVPLDLRDPAAVATFFDGVVVRHGRLDTLVNNAGGTPYRLLGEADADRHARVIELNLTAPLTASLAAHGHLRTNRGSIVMIGSVSGGRPSPGTAAYGAAKAGLVSLARSMAVEWAPEVRVNTLVLGMVRTELSHLHYGDEEGIAAVGRTIPLGRLAEPSEVGDAAVFLASQRAAYISGASLLVHGGGERPAFLDAATVNKET, from the coding sequence ATGGAGCTGGACGGGAGGGTGGCTGTCGTCACCGGCGGCACGCGCGGTGTCGGCGCCGGAATCGCCCGCGCGTTCCTGCGGGCGGGCGCGAAGGTGGTGGTCTGTGCCCGGCGACCGCCGGAAGTGCCCCTCTCCGGGGCCGAGTTCGTCCCCCTCGACCTGCGCGATCCGGCGGCCGTGGCGACGTTCTTCGACGGGGTCGTGGTCCGGCACGGCCGGCTGGACACCCTTGTCAACAACGCGGGTGGCACGCCGTACCGCCTCCTCGGGGAAGCGGACGCGGACCGGCACGCCCGCGTGATCGAGCTCAACCTCACCGCACCGCTGACCGCCTCGCTCGCGGCCCACGGACACCTGCGGACCAACCGCGGCTCGATCGTGATGATCGGCAGCGTCAGCGGTGGACGCCCCTCGCCCGGCACGGCCGCGTACGGGGCGGCGAAAGCCGGACTGGTGAGCCTGGCCCGTTCCATGGCCGTGGAGTGGGCCCCCGAGGTGCGGGTGAACACCCTGGTCCTCGGCATGGTCCGCACCGAACTGTCCCATCTGCACTACGGGGACGAGGAGGGCATCGCCGCGGTCGGCCGGACCATTCCGCTGGGGCGGCTGGCCGAACCCTCGGAGGTCGGTGACGCGGCGGTGTTCCTCGCGTCGCAGCGGGCGGCGTACATCAGCGGCGCCTCACTTCTGGTGCACGGCGGCGGGGAGCGCCCCGCCTTCCTCGATGCCGCAACTGTCAACAAGGAGACATGA
- a CDS encoding CoA-transferase subunit beta gives MISRSEYCVIACAEAWRNNGEVLASPMGLIPSVGARLAARTFSPDLLMTDGEAMLVGPDGTTEGWLPYRQHLALVTGGKRHVMMGASQIDRYGNQNISCIGAWERPTRQLLGVRGAPVNTLNNPVSYWVPRHSPRVFVERVDMVCGVGYDRAAGARHHRIPRVVSDLGVFDFETDDRSMRLASVHPGVTVERIQEATGFALTIPDRVPYTREPTAAELRLIREVIDPKALREREVRA, from the coding sequence GTGATCAGTCGTTCCGAATACTGCGTGATCGCCTGCGCCGAGGCCTGGCGGAACAACGGCGAGGTGCTGGCCAGCCCGATGGGGCTGATCCCGTCCGTCGGCGCCCGGCTGGCCGCACGGACCTTCTCCCCCGACCTCCTGATGACGGACGGCGAGGCGATGCTCGTCGGCCCGGACGGGACGACGGAGGGCTGGCTGCCCTACCGGCAGCACCTCGCGCTGGTGACCGGCGGCAAGCGGCACGTGATGATGGGCGCGAGCCAGATCGACCGCTACGGAAACCAGAACATCTCCTGCATCGGAGCGTGGGAGCGGCCCACGCGCCAGCTCCTCGGCGTGCGCGGAGCGCCCGTCAACACCCTGAATAATCCGGTGAGTTACTGGGTGCCCCGGCACTCCCCGCGGGTCTTCGTCGAACGCGTCGACATGGTCTGCGGCGTCGGCTACGACCGTGCGGCCGGTGCGCGCCACCACCGCATCCCGCGGGTGGTCAGCGACCTCGGCGTCTTCGACTTCGAGACCGATGACCGCTCGATGCGGCTCGCGTCCGTGCACCCGGGTGTCACGGTGGAACGGATCCAGGAAGCCACCGGCTTCGCGCTCACGATCCCCGACCGTGTCCCGTACACGCGGGAGCCGACCGCCGCCGAACTGCGCCTGATCCGTGAGGTGATCGACCCGAAGGCTCTGCGCGAGCGCGAGGTCAGGGCCTGA
- a CDS encoding TetR/AcrR family transcriptional regulator, translated as MPTDSKKKTQVTASPERRRELLDTAAEVFAAQGYNATTVRKIADQAGMLAGSLYYHFDSKESMLDEILSTFLDELWQGYDTVLAAGLGPRETIEALVTESFREIDRHRAAVAIYQKESRHLAAQPRFHYLTDSQQKFEKAWLGTLERGVADQVFRADLDVRLTYRFVRDTVWVAASWYRPGGQHSPEEIARQYLSMVLDGIAVRR; from the coding sequence GTGCCGACTGACAGCAAGAAGAAGACCCAGGTGACCGCCTCGCCCGAGCGCCGCCGCGAACTCCTCGACACCGCCGCCGAGGTGTTCGCCGCGCAGGGCTACAACGCCACCACCGTCCGCAAGATCGCGGACCAGGCGGGAATGCTCGCCGGCAGCCTCTACTACCACTTCGATTCCAAGGAATCGATGCTCGATGAGATCCTCTCCACCTTCCTGGACGAGCTGTGGCAGGGATACGACACCGTGCTCGCCGCCGGGCTCGGGCCCAGGGAGACCATCGAGGCGCTCGTCACCGAGTCCTTCCGGGAGATCGACCGGCACCGCGCCGCCGTCGCGATCTACCAGAAGGAGTCCAGGCACCTCGCCGCTCAGCCCCGTTTCCACTACCTCACCGACTCGCAGCAGAAGTTCGAGAAGGCATGGCTCGGCACCCTGGAGCGCGGGGTCGCGGACCAGGTCTTCCGCGCCGACCTGGACGTCCGGCTCACCTACCGGTTCGTACGCGACACCGTCTGGGTCGCCGCGTCCTGGTACCGGCCCGGTGGACAGCACAGCCCGGAGGAGATCGCCCGCCAGTACCTGTCGATGGTGCTGGACGGTATCGCCGTACGCAGATGA
- a CDS encoding enoyl-CoA hydratase family protein, with protein sequence MGVSTARPQKGICTVTVDFPPVNALPVQGWYDLADALRAAGRDPEVRCVVLAAAGRGFNAGVDIKEIQRDSGHSALIGANRGCYEAFAAVYECEVPVVAAVDGYCLGGGVGLAGNADAIVASDDAVFGLPELDRGALGAATHLARLVPQHLMRALYYTSRTATAQELHAHGSVWKVVPRGEVADAALELAREIARKDGLLIRLAKAAINGIDPVDVRRSYRFEQGFTFEANLSGVAGRVRDTFGAATHKEDGA encoded by the coding sequence ATGGGTGTCTCCACCGCACGCCCCCAGAAGGGCATCTGTACCGTCACGGTCGACTTCCCACCCGTCAACGCCCTTCCCGTACAGGGCTGGTACGACCTCGCCGACGCCCTGCGCGCGGCGGGCCGGGACCCCGAGGTCCGCTGCGTCGTCCTGGCCGCCGCGGGCCGCGGCTTCAACGCGGGCGTCGACATCAAGGAGATACAGCGCGACAGCGGACACTCCGCCCTCATCGGCGCCAACCGCGGCTGTTACGAGGCCTTCGCCGCCGTCTACGAGTGCGAGGTGCCCGTCGTCGCGGCCGTGGACGGCTACTGCCTGGGCGGCGGTGTCGGCCTCGCCGGCAACGCGGACGCGATCGTCGCAAGTGACGACGCCGTCTTCGGACTGCCGGAGCTGGACCGGGGCGCACTCGGCGCGGCCACCCATCTCGCCCGGCTCGTCCCCCAGCATCTGATGCGCGCGCTGTACTACACCTCGCGCACCGCGACCGCGCAGGAACTGCACGCCCACGGCTCGGTCTGGAAGGTCGTCCCGCGCGGCGAAGTGGCGGACGCCGCCCTGGAGCTGGCCCGGGAGATCGCACGGAAGGACGGCCTGCTCATCCGGCTGGCCAAAGCCGCCATCAACGGCATCGACCCCGTCGACGTACGCCGCAGCTACCGCTTCGAGCAGGGCTTCACCTTCGAGGCCAACCTCAGCGGGGTCGCCGGCCGCGTCCGCGACACCTTCGGCGCAGCGACCCACAAGGAGGATGGAGCGTGA
- a CDS encoding SDR family oxidoreductase, which produces MTGSAIPGDNPRTPGKNICDGRVVIVTGAGRGLGRAHALAFAAEGAKVVVNDLGVGLDGQGGSSGPARNVVEEIRSLGGQAVAHGGDIATGEGAASLIDAALGTYGRLDTLVNNAGFLRDRMLVNLDEDDWDAVMRVHVKGHFLPLKHAAAHWRSEARSGRPVAARVVNTTSGAGLLGSVGQGNYAAAKAGIIGLTLVAAAEMGRYGVQVNAIAPAARTRMTEETFAGLSALPEDVSPLVVWLGSAASTGVTGRVFEAEAGRITVMEGWRPGPTADNRARWSPAEAGEAALKLLADAEPPGPVYGVR; this is translated from the coding sequence ATGACTGGCAGTGCCATCCCGGGGGACAATCCCCGGACCCCCGGCAAGAACATCTGCGACGGGCGAGTGGTGATCGTGACGGGTGCGGGGCGCGGACTCGGCCGGGCGCACGCGCTCGCCTTCGCCGCCGAAGGCGCCAAGGTCGTCGTCAACGACCTGGGCGTCGGCCTCGACGGGCAGGGCGGATCGAGCGGACCGGCCCGCAACGTCGTCGAGGAGATCCGGTCGCTCGGCGGCCAGGCCGTCGCGCACGGCGGTGACATCGCGACGGGTGAGGGCGCGGCCTCTTTGATCGACGCCGCGCTGGGGACCTACGGACGGCTCGACACCCTGGTCAACAACGCGGGCTTCCTGCGCGACCGGATGCTCGTCAACCTCGACGAGGACGACTGGGACGCCGTGATGCGGGTCCATGTGAAGGGCCACTTCCTGCCGCTCAAGCACGCCGCCGCGCACTGGCGCTCCGAGGCCCGGTCGGGTCGTCCGGTGGCGGCGCGCGTCGTCAACACCACGTCCGGGGCAGGGCTGTTGGGCAGCGTGGGCCAGGGCAACTACGCGGCGGCCAAGGCCGGGATCATCGGCCTGACCCTGGTCGCGGCGGCCGAGATGGGCCGCTACGGAGTCCAGGTCAACGCCATCGCGCCGGCGGCCCGGACCAGGATGACCGAGGAGACCTTCGCCGGTCTTTCCGCCCTGCCCGAGGATGTCTCGCCGCTCGTCGTCTGGCTCGGCTCTGCGGCCAGTACGGGCGTGACCGGCCGTGTCTTCGAGGCCGAGGCGGGCCGTATCACCGTCATGGAGGGCTGGCGGCCGGGCCCCACGGCCGACAACAGAGCGCGCTGGAGTCCTGCCGAAGCGGGCGAAGCCGCGCTGAAGCTGCTGGCGGACGCCGAGCCTCCGGGACCTGTGTACGGCGTGCGGTAG
- a CDS encoding DEAD/DEAH box helicase, with the protein MTRSERPAGPTTRKRPVNSRSKGPAKGSGKAPARKVAPPQEFTLPETITPALPAVEAFDELDMPAALMKTLVAQGVTEPFPIQAATLPNSLAGRDILGRGRTGSGKTLAFGLALLARTAGRRAESKAPLALVLVPTRELAQQVTDALAPYATSVQLRIATVVGGLSITKQSGALRRGAEVLVATPGRLKDLIERGDCVLDQVAITVLDEADQMADMGFMPQVTALLKQVEAGGQRMLFSATLDKNIDRLVRMFLTDPVVHSVDPSAGAVTTMEHHVLHVADETDKKAVAVRIAARDGRVILFVDTKRSADRFAKRLLASGVRAAALHGGRSQPQRNRTLDQFKNGQVTALVATNVAARGIHVDDLDLVVNVDPPVDHKDYLHRGGRTARAGESGSVVTLVLPEQRREMTRLMADAGISPRSARVKSSDEELSRITGAREPSGVAVTIEVPQPVVQQQRPQRRRAQTPGQGAQGSGGGRSRGRRGGGGQGAGGGQGGQARQGGRPTRGGAQGGRRTAA; encoded by the coding sequence ATGACTCGCTCCGAACGCCCGGCCGGCCCGACGACGCGAAAGCGCCCGGTCAATTCCCGCTCCAAGGGCCCGGCGAAGGGCTCCGGCAAGGCTCCCGCCCGCAAGGTGGCGCCTCCGCAGGAATTCACACTGCCGGAAACCATCACCCCCGCGCTGCCCGCCGTCGAGGCGTTCGACGAGCTGGACATGCCGGCCGCCCTGATGAAGACCCTTGTGGCCCAGGGCGTGACCGAGCCCTTCCCGATCCAGGCCGCGACCCTGCCGAACTCGCTTGCAGGACGCGACATCCTCGGCCGCGGGCGCACCGGCTCCGGCAAGACCCTCGCTTTCGGGCTCGCGCTGCTCGCCCGTACCGCGGGACGGCGCGCCGAGTCCAAGGCACCGCTGGCGCTCGTACTCGTACCGACGCGTGAGCTCGCACAGCAGGTCACCGACGCGCTGGCCCCGTACGCGACCTCCGTGCAGCTTCGCATCGCCACCGTCGTCGGCGGCCTGTCGATCACCAAGCAGTCGGGCGCGCTGCGACGCGGCGCCGAAGTGCTGGTGGCCACGCCGGGGCGGCTCAAGGACCTCATAGAGCGCGGTGACTGCGTACTCGACCAGGTGGCGATCACCGTCCTGGACGAGGCCGACCAGATGGCCGACATGGGCTTCATGCCGCAGGTCACGGCGCTGCTCAAGCAGGTCGAGGCGGGCGGTCAGCGGATGCTGTTCTCGGCGACGCTGGACAAGAACATCGACCGGCTCGTACGGATGTTCCTCACGGATCCCGTCGTGCACTCCGTCGACCCGTCCGCCGGCGCCGTCACCACGATGGAGCACCATGTGCTGCACGTCGCGGACGAGACCGACAAGAAGGCAGTCGCCGTGCGCATCGCCGCCCGTGACGGCAGGGTGATCCTCTTCGTCGACACCAAGCGCTCCGCCGACCGCTTCGCCAAGCGGCTCCTCGCCAGTGGCGTACGGGCCGCCGCCCTGCACGGCGGCCGCTCGCAGCCGCAGCGCAACCGCACCCTCGACCAGTTCAAGAACGGGCAGGTCACCGCCCTGGTCGCGACCAACGTGGCCGCCCGCGGCATCCATGTCGACGACCTTGACCTGGTCGTGAACGTCGACCCGCCCGTGGACCACAAGGACTACCTGCACCGCGGCGGGCGTACCGCGCGGGCGGGCGAGTCCGGCAGTGTCGTCACGCTGGTGCTGCCCGAGCAGCGGCGCGAGATGACCCGCCTGATGGCGGACGCGGGCATCAGTCCGCGCTCGGCCCGGGTCAAGTCCAGCGACGAGGAGCTCAGCCGCATCACCGGCGCGCGCGAGCCGTCCGGCGTCGCGGTCACCATCGAGGTGCCGCAGCCGGTCGTGCAGCAGCAGCGGCCGCAGCGGCGGCGGGCGCAGACGCCGGGGCAGGGTGCGCAGGGCAGTGGCGGCGGCCGCAGCCGTGGGCGGCGCGGTGGTGGCGGCCAGGGTGCCGGTGGCGGTCAGGGTGGCCAGGCCCGCCAGGGGGGTCGCCCGACGCGGGGCGGCGCGCAGGGTGGGCGGCGGACGGCGGCCTAA
- a CDS encoding barstar family protein, translating to MTRTYVIDGAEVTGLAAFWRVIGEAVNGPGGYFGRNLDSFADCLSGGMGTPDDGDFVIEWHDHERSRAALGREETVRQLQLRLARCHPANRTTVQEQLDRAKDGIGTTVFDWLVEIMEERAPGALRLM from the coding sequence GTGACCAGGACCTATGTGATCGACGGGGCGGAGGTCACCGGCCTCGCCGCCTTCTGGCGAGTGATCGGCGAAGCCGTGAACGGGCCCGGCGGCTACTTCGGCCGCAATCTCGACTCCTTCGCGGACTGTCTCAGCGGCGGCATGGGAACACCGGACGACGGCGACTTCGTCATCGAGTGGCACGACCACGAACGCTCCCGTGCGGCGCTGGGGCGGGAGGAAACCGTACGACAGCTTCAGCTGCGGCTGGCGCGGTGCCACCCGGCGAACAGGACCACGGTCCAGGAGCAGTTGGACCGGGCGAAGGACGGCATCGGCACGACCGTCTTCGACTGGCTGGTGGAGATCATGGAGGAGCGGGCGCCCGGGGCCCTGCGCCTGATGTGA